The stretch of DNA TATTGATCTTTTATTGGTATTATCAATGACTGCTCTACTTTTTGTTCACCTGGAAATGTTTTGTTACACCAGTATTCTGTTTGACGTAACGTGGCTCAAGGTAGAAAAGGAGACAAAATATGACTTTCATGACAAAGAAAATAAGCATGAAGAAATATTTATGATGCCCCATTTATTACATTTCAGAGGGTACATTATAAATACTGGACTGCTATAGGCTATTAGGACTCACAGCTATCTGGCACATGAAATAATTAAATCTGGAACAGTGCATTATTACAAACCAAACGCATTGTGCCCTACAAGAAGTCACACATGCTAGAACCTACAGTCATCTTCAAGACATTAAAGAAAAGATTGATGTCCTTTATATCAACAACCAATAAAAATGCATAATTTTAATTAAACTATGTATCTCTGAAAATAATTATTTGAGGCCATTTCTAAATACAGTCTGCACTGCCTAACAAATGGCAACTTAAACCGCTTGCCACACTTTTAGCAAAGCCAAAAGCCCGAAATAGGTTTGTGAGACCTTGTCAAACATGACATAAAAGCTTTATTTGATAGCTCCTTCAAAACGTTGTGAGAGGGTGCCAAAGCACATGCCAATCAGACAGTCTGGTTCCTCTTAAGGTATCTTCCTACATCTACTCGCTCTTCGTTTGAAAGCGCTGTACAAATAAAATCTAATGGATTGAGACTAAGAGGAATGCATGGTCGCCAGGCATATTACATAAAATAATGATTTATAAAGTGAAGCTTGTTCTGTGGAACTGGTTTTAAGAAGTTTGATTGAACTTTTGGGGAAATATTTTTTTAGATAAAAATCTAATTCTACCATTTGCAAGTCCAGTAGTAGAAATAGTCGCAGAAATAAATACTTTAGAATACTTGGACAACTAGCAATTTACATCTACACAACGAAATTGTGCTAGGGGCACATGAACGTATCtacatttcagcaccatggacagcgctcTTTCGAGTGGGCCTGGGATTTCATAACCACGGACAGCGCTCTTTCTTTGTGGCCTGTCTTCAATTTACAATACTCTACCAAATGGTCCTTTGCTGAAATTATTCCACAAATGTATTCCAATATACTGACGGACTCTACTTTTATACACGATTTACAAACGTGGCACATATCAATCCACTCGGTGTGATTTATGATGAAAATGGCAAACATAGTTCCTTGAGGtcatattgtttgtttttgtgcCATATTGCTTTCCCAGTTAATCCCAAATTTATGTTTTTGTCAGTTACACCTGAACTATAACGTGGATGTTGTTTATTTACAAAGTCCCAACACTTTCAATTGCAGCGTTATCAAGACAAGACGACCGTTTCCAGCACTTGTCCGTCTCCTTGCTCAATGTGTGCCATATCCAATTCTGACGCATTATCTGTAATGGGTAAGGTACCGACGTCCTCCTGAATGTGATAACTGGTATTTTGGACAGCGGAGTGTGATCGGTGTTCGCCATCTCGAGGCGATGGTCGGACAATAATGCATGGTCTCATAGGCTCTCTCTTCGCCTTGGTGGACGGGCTGAGGTTGTCACGCTCGTATTCCTCCTGGGCACGTTGGATCTTCCTCTTCTTCATTCTCCTCTTGTTAAAGTGAAATGCTACCAGGGAAACCAATATTATCCCAATTATCATGGCCACCAGCACCATGAGCGCAAAGGTCGAGGAGAACGGTTGGAAGAAGCGGCCAATTTGGTCCATGCAGGTACCATTGGTTTGGGAAGCTCCGTTGTAGATGCACAGTGGTATGGAGAGACCCACATCCTCGGACTCCTTGTTTGCCATTTCGTTGGGCTTTGATTTTCACTTCGGGGTAGTAATATGTCCTCTCCAACCTCAGCGCGACGAGGCAAATGGAATCAAAGGCCTTGACTGTCCCATTAGATTTACCTAAATGGAAATTAAAACCCCGTTGAGAACAGTGGCAACATGTTAAGAATACAATAAGGCAATGACATTGTGTAGCGAGACTACAGCGGTCTGCATATGCCATCAGTGTATAGGCTCACCATTCACGGCACGCCCGATTAAATTATTTAAATAATTGAGAGAACTATTAGGCGTGCGTAATTGCGCGTCAGTTTTGagattacaaaaaaatgtatggcTCCAGAACAGAAATCATAATTATATTTGGACGCTAGAGCCATAATTCAATTCCATACAATTCCAATCAGTTTACTGCAAAAGTTCCTATGTGAATAGGGAAAACACGCACTTGAGACGTGCATCTGCAGCATCCAGGCTACTACAATTACAATGAAACGAATGCACTTACATGAAACAATATGTGGTCACCATGATTTGAGCTAGGCTATTTTCAAGAGTCAGAAATTCAAGAAAACACTTGGAATATTTCAGTCTGTTCGTTTATGTTTGAGGGAAAAATAGATGTTTTAATCTCTTACCTGGTGAAACTGTCTAGTCGAAGCCGTTTCAGAGTCGAGGACCGGCCGGGGTGGCGATATGGGGAGCAGAGAGAATTATCATGGATCGCAATGACGTATCACACAATGCGAAAGCTGtactctgtccacacacacccacagtggATGCACATCTGTGTTCCACATTCATCACTTGAGTCTACATTGCAGGCTCCTCTGCCTTCTGAAAAGCTTAGAGGAAACGTATACAGTAGAACATCAAGCGTAGCCTATACGACCTACAGATACGCGATCAATAAACTGAAAAAACGCCTTGAACCCCAACGTACattatattggtcacatgcacgcACTTCAGCAAAAGCATGCAACATAGTGTGGAGCTGTTCCCACGACACTGGTGCTGAAATCATCTGCACAGCATCACGACTACAAACAGACATGTCTACCTAAGACTATCTACATTGCATTTTACTCACTTTTACTTCTCACATGGTCATATTTGACCCTGATGCATTGGGACTGCCATGGTGATGCAGGTTGTCTAAAAGGAAAGCTGGTGTCAAAAGGAATTGATAGAGATTACTGGCAttcatgagggagggaggggggggggcagaaataACTCTAAATCAATCACTTCACATAAGTAAACTTGAAGTATCACTGGACTGTATTTGTAGTAGACTAAAGCAGCATTTCCTTGTCAAGATAGGCTAGTGGGCCCAATTTTACACAGCAAGTTACATTAGTAAGGTAGGCCTAAGTGGCCCATTGTAAAATGGTTGACTTGGCCAACAGTAAAAGCAGATCTTAGAACTGTCAATGCCAGAGTTTACAGTCAGGATCTTATAAAAATGGTTTGAGTCTACTGAAGGGGAGCTGGTAAATCAAATGACACCATTTCCTGTGGTAAAGGATAAATACATGCAACATGATTTCACGAACTCACTGTAAAACTGATGTTTAGCCAAAAGATGCAAACATCA from Oncorhynchus kisutch isolate 150728-3 linkage group LG28, Okis_V2, whole genome shotgun sequence encodes:
- the LOC109873193 gene encoding uncharacterized protein C11orf87 homolog; translation: MANKESEDVGLSIPLCIYNGASQTNGTCMDQIGRFFQPFSSTFALMVLVAMIIGIILVSLVAFHFNKRRMKKRKIQRAQEEYERDNLSPSTKAKREPMRPCIIVRPSPRDGEHRSHSAVQNTSYHIQEDVGTLPITDNASELDMAHIEQGDGQVLETVVLS